The window AAACTGGATGTTCTGTTTCCGGTgcggaatcaccgcagcactgtgactCACGCCGCCTCCGGTGCagctgcagtccgctggaggaggttgccacaTATGTGGCTGTCCCCCCAAACAATATGAAAGCCGCTTAACTGAACAGAAAGGAGTCCAAATCGCCatctctgttgaaaatgcacgttacaACCGTAAAAACCGtctttgtataataaaaaaacacatcacaaatacaaatcatttcatcaacctgcCCAACGTGTTAAAAAGGTAACACCTCTGACCTCACGTATCGACCATAAGATGTCGCCATTGCACTTTCAATCTGTATCACCAGACGCGATTAAAAGCTCTACAGGCCGTCTTTGGTGTCACTGTTTTGGTGCATAAAACACATATTTACGAAAAATAAACATGCGATGCTTTAACTGGCGGCGGGGCAAGAAAAGCCTGCCAGGcctataaagcactgagggaaaccctgcattagactgagaatcaatCAGCCAGTTTAGATCAACACTATCTTATCACTTGGAAGTTGTGCTGATTGTGGGCTGACTGTCTGtattaatttgaaaaaatgttCTGTGACATTCAGACATGAACTAAGATATTTGCAACTTGATGAAATGAGAAATATTGTGTTGTGAGTAACTGACAagtagtttggaggtttgtccatgttgttttgagaatgtagTTTCTGTTTCTAGAAATGAACCAGACCAATggagaaaatgtgtgaatgcAATACTTTGCCTCCTCCTTTGCAACCCTCCAAACATCACAAGGTGATCAGGTCGATTTGGACAAATTAACCCCAATCCAACATCCATGAACCAGTAggaacatttcaacaaaaagtAATCGATAATTCTCCAGCTGCTGAAGGTGCACATAAAGGTTCTTCAATGAACCTTCGGACACTGAGAAGTtcctctctgtctttgaatCTTAAAAAACTGGATCAGATCACTCGTGAGCAGTAAGATTAACTGTGTTTACGTATTACTCCTGATGCACGCCGATTTGTTTTCTTCCGGAATCGACAACGTCACGTGCGTGGTCAGGACGCTGCTTGAAGACCATTGAGATAAACCAGAGAAACAAAACTGCTTTTTGAGTTAATGACAATGGACACTCTGAGAAGATGCTGTCTAAATCAGTGCTTAAAATATTTAAGTTTTGCATTATATTCTGAACTACCttgaaatacatatttttgCCTCTTATTAGAAgtgattttttgttgttgttggggaaaatagacatttttattttgttttgttctctgttAAGTAGTTTTCCCCCCAGCCCCTTATTACTATTGTCTCTGTTTAGCtgttttattgattgatttttgtttgatttgatattttttatttatttatttttcctttcctttttttttttttttttttttttttttttttttttaattgtactcAAGGAATTGGCAAATTTAGGGGGAGGAGTAAGAATTGCATATAGTGGAGTGGTGATGGTTACTCCCCAttcttattttcagttttatttgttgtgtgtggagtgtgtctgtgtctttgtctttttgctcctGTCACCTCTTCCCACTTTTCTCCACGTCAGTTGCTTGAGCTGGGTCACTTTAGATGGAGACTGCTTAAGGGCCTAAAAATTGTACATTGTACATGTATATAAGTCTTACATCCAAAATTGACCTTTTAAGAGTGTGGGTTTTTCAACATAAGCCAAAAGTTATAACGCTGTCCGAAACTTGGCTGCATAGTAATATTTCTGATGATGAGGTGAAACTTGATGGGTATGTATTATTTAGGCAAGACAGCCGCTTTACAGCTGGTGGTGTAGCAACTTATGTTTCTTCTGAGCTTAAATCTGTGCGTATTACCCCAGCTGTTGAGCTGACTGACCTTGAATGTTTACTTATTGATATTGTTTTTCATACTAACAAAAAATTGCTCGTGAATATTTATAGACCTCCTGTTCCTACTGAATCTATGAAATCTATTCTTGCAACTCTAGGTTCTGTCAAAAAGCAACATGAAATTATAATTTTGGGAGATTTTAACAGTAATTGGCTGCATCGCTCATcatcaaatgaaagaaacttAGTAAATAGTGCTGGCCTTACACAACTAATCAAAGAGCCTACAAGAGTTGGTAATATTTCTTCTACACTTTTGGATTGGATACTGGGAACCCACCCTGATAGAATTTCTGTTTCTGGTGTTATGTCTGATTGGGTAAGTGATCATTCATTAGTTTACTGtgtctggaaaataaaattgccaAAAGCTGCTCCTAAATATATAACATTTAGACAAATcaaaaatattaacaatgaGCAATTTGTTAACGATCTAGTAAATATTGATTGGCATAAATTTCAGCTTATACCACATGTGGAAGATGCATGGAACTATTTTTTCTCTGCAGTAtccaaaataattaataaacaTGCTCCTCTAAAAACTCATCGTGTGAAAGGCAGACATCTGCCCTGAATTAACTCTACATTGCTTGATCTCTTCAGAAAAAGAGACCAAGCTTTGGCTAAATTTTGATCCTCAAATGATCCTTCTGATTGGGAATATTACAAATTACTTAGAAATCAGAGTTAAACACAAACAAGGAatacaaaatcaattttttATAAATACAGCTTCTCTCAAAATGTAAACGACCCAAAACAATTTTGTCGCGAGTTGGATCAACTTCTTCACAAGTAAAACTCTAAAAGTAAAACTCAGCATCTCATAGTCAATAATGAAACTATGTTTGATCCTGTTACCATTTCACAAGCTTTTAATCAACACTTCCCTAACATTAGTAGCGTCTCTAATAATCCGCCTGTTTTCTCAGGGGGCTTTACCAACAAACCACGTGCTGgaccctccttttcttttcgaAATATAACCTCTTtagatgtttttaatgaacTATTTGGATTAAAAACTAATAGTAGTGCAGGCCCTGATGGTCTTGATGTAAAGTTTCTTAAAATGGCTGCACATGTGTTAATGTTTCCACGAGCTGATCTGTTTAATCTGTCCATAAATACTTGTTCAATTCCTTCAATATGGAAGACCGCTAGAGTTACTCCTGTCTGCAAAGGAAGCGATCCGACTGACTGAAACAATTATCGTCCAGTTTCTATGATATGTGCTGTTGCCAAGGTTTTTTGAGAAAGTTATATTCAATCAGCTATAACAGTACCTTAATGCATATCATATTTTATCACCAGTACAGTCTGGCTTTAGAGCTGGATATTCAACAACTACAGCTTTGCTAAAATTTCCCAATGACATTCTCCATTGACCAGGATCAATTTGTGGGATCCATATTTTTAGATTTGTCCTAAGCTTTTGATTTAGTTGACCATTACTTGCTTCTTGACAAACTTCATACAGTAGGCCTGAATAAAGAGGCAGTTTTATGGTTCAGTTCTTACCTTCACAATAGGAAACAGTATGTTCGTTTTGATGGTGTTCAATCTGATAAATGCACAGTTGAAAATGGGGTACCTCAAGGTTCCACCCTTGGTCCTCTACTTTTTTTATCTTCATTAATGATCTCCTGCAAATTATACAGAACTGCTCAATAAATTTGTGTGCTGATGATACAGTGCTTTATAATGCTAATTCCGATCTCACACTACTGCAGAATCAGCTGCAAGCAGATTTTAATCTGATTCAAAACTGTcttcaaaataataaattaaagctgaatttgaAGAAACAGTGCTGCATGCTTTTAGGTTTTCATAACTTACTTACATCCCCTAACCTACATATTGCATTTAGTAATGGTTCAACTGTCCAAAACGTTGACTCTGTTAAATATCTTGGACTTCGGTTTGATCCTGAACTCCGCTTCAAACCTCAGATTAACCTAGATTACATCATAAGATGAACGTACGCTACTTTCACTCCTCTTTTTCGGTCTGCAAACTGTTTTACAAAAGAAGTCAGAAAGCAAATAATTATTCAACTTGTCCTCCCCATTGTTGATTATGCTGACAGAATCTATCAAAACACTCATGACTTGGATCTAAAGCCTTTAAATGTCCTCTTCAATTCTCTATGTCGATTCATACTTAAATGCCCTTATAGAACTCATTACTGTATTTTGTTTGAGAAGCTGACCTGGTTGCAACCATATGAAAGGCGACAATATCACTGGacaatattcatttttattgtccTCTGTATCTTAGGCAATTTTTGGTTCCAGGTACTTCTGTATATTCTTTAAGAAGCACTCATAGTCTTACTTTCACTGTTCCACGTACAAACAAAGAGAGTGGTCGCAGAGCCTTCCAGTATAGTGCTCCATTTGATTGGAATAGGTTACCTTTATCCATTCGCAATGTAACATCTTTGGATCATTTCCAGTCCTTATTATTTTCACACCTTAAAGCTTCCTGCtcatgtttttagttttttttttaattattattatttttaaccttttaactTCTGTCAATGCTGTATCACCTGTTTTAGAACTCATGGAGGATTGGGGGGGTGAGGGAACAAAGGAGCATgtctgtcgtgtgtgtgtgtgtaagtaatGTAACTGACGTTTTATCTTACActttttgtccctccagagctTCCACAGAACAATGACTGtcgagaggagcagctctttaaacaggaaacaaactactgtcaagagcaggaagaaccagaatctccacagatcaaagaggaaccagaagaaccagaatctccacagatcaaagaggaaccagaagaaccagaacctccacagatcaaagaggaaccagaagaactagaacctccacagatcaaagaggaaccagaagaactagaacctccacagatcaaagaggaaccagaagaaccagaacctccacagactgaTGAACTGGGTATCAgccaggaggcagagcagcttcCACTGAAGTTTGAAAATATTGAGAAGCAAAGTtacctgagtgaaccagaagaagtACCGGAGACTAATCAGTTCCTCTTTcatgactctgaagtccacaATGTGAAGAACCATAATAACTCAGAAtcaacaataaatacaaagGTAAAAAATATCAGCATATTTCATAGTGAGCGTGTGGAAAACTTTcctgtgtcagagaagcaggctgaatgtgaaaagcttctcTGTGAGGAAACATCTGCTGAAACTGTCTGTAAAAGACGTAAAAAATGTCAGAATTTAGAAACTGTTACTGACAAGAAAGTTTGTGAAATCTGTGGTGAAAGTTACAACCAAAAGAAcgatttgttggtccacatgagaactcacacgggtgagaagccgtattgttGTGGAACATGTGGGAAAACATTTTCCGGTCAAAGTCTTTTGATTCGCCACAATAAGACTCACACAGGTAAGAAGCCGTATTCCTGTGGAACATGTAAGAAAAGTTTCAGCAGACATAGTAACCTGTTGgtccacatgaaaactcacactggtgagaagccgtattgctgtgaaacatgtggaaagtgTTTCCTTCGTCGGGAAAGTCTGTtagtccacatgagaactcacactggtgagaagccgtattgttgtgaaacatgtggaaagtgTTTCCTTCGTCGGGAAAGTTTGTTGAGCCACAAGAGagctcacactggtgagaagccgtattcttgcaaagcatgtgggaaatgtttcagtcatcATAGTTATGTAGCGGTCCatatgagaactcacacaggtgagaagccatattgtTGTGGGACATGTAAGAAAAGTTTCAGCAGACAGAGTAACTTGTTGGTCcacttgagaactcacacaggtgagaagccgtactcttgtgaaacatgtgggaagtGTTTCAGTTATCACAGTAATaagttggtccacatgagaattcacactggtgagaagccatattcttgtgagaCATGTGGAAATAGTTTCAGTCACAAGTCTGGTTTAAGAAtacacatgagaattcacacaggtgagaagccgtattgttgtgaaacatgtggaaagtgTTTCGTCGGTCGGGAAAAATTGTTGGTCCACattagaactcacacaggtgagaagccgtattcttgtgaagcATGTGGGAAATCTTTCAGTGATCACAGTTATAAATTGGTCCatatgagaactcacacaggtgagaagccgtattcttgtcaaacatgtgggaaaTATTTCAGTCGTCATAATCATAAACTggcccacatgagaactcacacaggtgagaagccatatgcTTGTGAAgtttgtgggaaatgtttccgTTATCAGAGTAATAAGtgggtccacatgagaactcacacaggtgagaagccatattcttgtgacacatgtggaaaaagtttcagtgacAAGTCTGGTTTTAGAAtacacatgagaactcacactggtgagaaaccgcattcctgtgaaacatgtggaaaatgtttccgTCGTCGTCGtgatttgttgcgccacatgaacTCACACaagtgagaagccgtattcttgtgaaaaatgtgggAAACGATTTCCTCATTGTCGTGTCACAATATATCTCAAAGAAATCAAGTCATGAAAGACTCGTTAGGAGGTCTCATTCATGAAGTTTAGCTTGAGCCCAAAATCACAAGGTGTCATCCGGTTCAAAGGAAAACCCAGTCTCACTTCAAATTTTGTTTTACCTATGTTGAATCGTAGTTCATTCTCATATCATATGAAATCTCACGAAGTAATGAAGTCATTAAAGACTCTGCGGGAATTTTCATTCAGGACGTTCAGTTGTAGCCCAAAATCCAAGGTATCCtacagtttgatttgattttaaagctttattttggacatgtcaaagaaaaaaacaaaaacgtatacaaacaaaaatagaaaacagaCATTCAATGATGTTCATATGATGTCAATATGACCGAGTCACCCCCATATGAGACTTTCACTTGACCGAAACAGACGACAGAAGAAAACTTATGTAATCCTACCCCTTTACATTATCGCTTATCTTAATgaacaaaaaactaaattttTATGATTATCATTCTTATCAATCCATTAACACTGTTGTGTCAACCGTTAAAACACATATTTCACTTAAACATCACCACAACAAACAATCGAATCTTGCCACAATCAATTCTACGTGTATTTTTTTGAATTGGCATGCATTTGACAGTCATTTGATCTCCACACATAATTTATTCAACAGTTTTAAACCACaaattttaacacaaaaacTTTTTGGAGTTGTATGGACTTTATGAATTTTAAACAAACTCTCCTCTGAGATCATAtcctttatttctgctgcaaaAGATTTTCTGAATGTTACCGGGCAGTAAGTTATTGTTGGCCTTGTCAATGATTTGTGTAATTTAAACTCAACAAGATCTataaattttaaaacttttgaatttgagAAGAGTGGAATTGTATGTTCACAAAATTCAGCATTGTGTACAAGACATCCTCATCAGACCCTAAAATACTTGTGTCGTCTGCAAATAATATGAATCTCACCATATCAGAAACATTACAGATGTCACAGCTGTACAGAATTAACAGTTTGGGTCCCAAGACTGAGTCCCGAGGGACTCCACGCACAATATCCAGATGCTTAGAGTAAGAGTCTCCCATCTTCACAAACGGTTTCCTGTCCTCCAGATAGCTTATTTCCCAGTTCAGTACAACTCCTCTGACTTTttatgcatccatccatccatccatcaattttCTACTGCTTAtacggggccgggtcgcggagGCAGCAGTCACAGCAGGGATGGCCAAactttcctgtccccagacacttcctccagctcctctgggaggatcctaaatcgttcccaggccagctgagagacatagtctctccagcgtgtcctgggtcttccccggggtctcctcccagtgggacatgcccggaacacctccctagggaggtccACGAAgcgtcctaaccagatgcccgagccacctcagctgctcctctctatgTGGaagagtagcggctctactccaagctcctccctggtgactgagctctcccccctgtctctaagggagtgcccagccaccctacggaggaagctcatttcagccgcttgtatccaggatcttgtcctttcggtcatgacccaaagctcatgaccatagatgagggtgggaacgtagattgactggtaaatcgagagcttcgcctttcggctcagctccctcttcaccacaacggaccgatacaacgaccgcatcactgcagccgctgcaccaatccgcctgtcaatctcacctccatccgtcccccactgtgaacaagaccccaagatacctgggccagagtctctccaccaacctggagagggcaagccaccttcttccgatagaggaccatggcctcagatttggaggtactgatcctcattcctgtcacttcacactcggctgtgaaccgccccagtgcatgctgtaagtccgggttcgatggagccaaaaggacaacatcatctgcagaaagcagagatgaaatcctgtggttcctgaaccacaccccctccggcccctggctgcacctagaaattctgtccataaagattataaacataACCGGTGACAacgggcagccctgccggagtccaacatgcaccgggaacaggtccgacttactgccggcaatgcggaccagattCCTCCTCCGGCCATACAAGGAccagacggcccttaacaaggggccccagactccgtattcctggagcaccccccacaagacaccacgagggacgtggttgaacgccttctccaagtccacaaaacacatgtggactggttgggcgaactcccacgaaccctcgagcaccctatggagggtatagagctggtccactgttccacgatcaggacgaaaaccgcattgttcctcctgaatccgaggttcggctgtcggtcaaatcctcctctccagtaccctggaatagactttcccagggaggctgaggagtgtgatccccctatagttggagcacaccctccggtccccctttttaaacagggggaccaccaccccagtctgacaatccagaggcaccgtccccgactccCACACGATGTTActgagacgtgtcaaccaagacagtccctgcacatccagagacttaagctactcagggtgaatctcatccacccccggtgccttgccaccgaggagcttaccaaccacctcggtgacttcagcttgggtgatggatgagtccacctctgaggcctcagcctctgcttcctccacggcagacatggcgacgggattgaggaggtcctcgaagtattccttccaccgtccaacaatacccccagttgaggtcagcagctccccacctccactgtataCAGTGTTgccggagacctgctttcccctcctgaggtgccAGACGGTTtcccagaatttcttcgaggtcgaccgatagtcctcctccatggccccc of the Salarias fasciatus chromosome 18, fSalaFa1.1, whole genome shotgun sequence genome contains:
- the LOC115406106 gene encoding oocyte zinc finger protein XlCOF22-like — encoded protein: MRTHTGEKPYCCGTCGKTFSGQSLLIRHNKTHTGKKPYSCGTCKKSFSRHSNLLVHMKTHTGEKPYCCETCGKCFLRRESLLVHMRTHTGEKPYCCETCGKCFLRRESLLSHKRAHTGEKPYSCKACGKCFSHHSYVAVHMRTHTGEKPYCCGTCKKSFSRQSNLLVHLRTHTGEKPYSCETCGKCFSYHSNKLVHMRIHTGEKPYSCEACGKSFSDHSYKLVHMRTHTGEKPYSCQTCGKYFSRHNHKLAHMRTHTVPGS